A genomic region of Saccopteryx bilineata isolate mSacBil1 chromosome 1, mSacBil1_pri_phased_curated, whole genome shotgun sequence contains the following coding sequences:
- the TMEM259 gene encoding membralin isoform X2, with amino-acid sequence MSEHAAPGAPGPGPNGGGGPAPARGPRTPNLNPNPLINVRDRLFHALFFKMAVTYSRLFPPAFRRLFEFFVLLKALFVLFVLAYIHIVFSRSPINCLEHVRDKWPREGVLRVEVQQNSSRAPVFLQFCESGRSSFPGLAAAPGGLELEEEEEEELTMEMFGNRSIQFELDIEPKVFKPPGGPEALNDSQEFPFPETPSKVWPQDEYIVEYSLEYGFLRLSQATRQRLSIPVMVVTLDPTRDQCFGDRFSRLLLAEFLGYDDILMSSVKGLAENEENKGFLRNVVSGEHYRFVSMWMARASYLAAFVIMVIFTLSVSMLLRYSHHQIFVFIGMEAIMSEFFNDTTTAFYIILIVWLADQYDAICCHTNTSKRHWLRFFYLYHFAFYAYHYRFNGQYSSLALVTSWLFIQHSMIYFFHHYELPAILQQIRIQEMLLQTPPLGPGTPTALPDDLNNNGGTPAADPDPASQPAALDPGSLGAGGVPRPVAEAPSSLVAAAASVAAAASSDLGWMAETAAIITDASFLSGLSASLLERRATSPLNPGGGFPRGLQAPQDSAPPNDSPAPDTAPLAAGVSGPIQELPIPADEPLEIGS; translated from the exons ATGTCGGAGCACGCGGCGCCCGGGGCCCCGGGGCCCGGGCCAAACGGCGGCGGCGGCCCTGCCCCCGCGCGTGGGCCCCGCACCCCCAACCTCAACCCCAACCCTCTCATCAACGTGCGCGACCGGCTTTTCCACGCGCTCTTCTTCAAGATGGCAGTCACCTACTCGCGGCTTTTCCCACCCGCCTTCCGCCGTCTCTTCGAATTCTTCGTGTTGCTCAAG GCCTTGTTTGTGCTCTTTGTCCTGGCCTACATCCACATCGTTTTCTCCCGATCACCCATCAATTGCCTGGAGCATGTGCGTGACAAGTGGCCACGAGAGGGCGTTCTTCGCGTGGAGGTACAGCAGAACTCGAGTCGCGCACCCGTCTTCCTGCAGTTCTGTGAGAGTGGTCGCAGCAGCTTCCCTGGTCTTGCTGCGGCACCTGGTGGCCTggagttggaggaggaggaggaagaggagctgaCCATGGAGATGTTTGGGAACCGCTCCATCCAG TTTGAGCTGGACATCGAGCCCAAGGTGTTCAAGCCACCTGGTGGCCCTGAGGCCCTGAATGATAGCCAGGAGTTCCCCTTCCCTGAGACACCCTCGAAAG TGTGGCCACAGGACGAGTACATCGTGGAGTACTCACTGGAGTATGGCTTCCTGCGCCTGTCACAGGCCACGCGACAGCGGCTCAGCATCCCTGTCATGGTGGTTACCCTGG ACCCCACAAGGGACCAGTGCTTTGGGGACCGCTTCAGTCGCCTGCTGCTGGCTGAGTTCCTGGGCTACGATGACATTCTCATGTCTAGCGTGAAGGGCCTGGCCGAGAATGAGGAAAACAAGG GCTTCCTGCGTAATGTGGTGTCAGGCGAACACTACCGATTTGTGAGCATGTGGATGGCCCGAGCATCCTATCTGGCTGCCTTTGTCATCATGGTCATTTTT ACCCTAAGCGTGTCCATGCTGCTCCGCTACTCCCATCACCAGATATTTGTCTTCATTG GGATGGAAGCTATCATGTCAGAGTTCTTCAATGACACCACCACTGCCTTCTACATCATCCTTATTGTGTGGCTGGCTGACCAGTATGATGCCATTTGTTGCCACACCAACACCAGCAAGAGGCATTGGCTGCG GTTTTTCTACCTGTACCACTTCGCCTTCTATGCCTACCACTATCGCTTCAATGGGCAGTACAGCAGCCTGGCCCTAGTCACCTCCTGGCTCTTCATCCAG CATTCCATGATCTACTTCTTCCACCACTACGAGCTGCCCGCCATCCTGCAGCAGATCCGCATACAGGAGATGCTGCTACAGACACCACCACTGGGCCCTGGCACCCCCACAGCGCTACCAGATGACCTCAACAACAATGGGGGTACCCCGGCTGCTGACCCTGACCCTGCCAGCCAGCCCGCTGCCCTGGACCCTGGCTCACTGGGGGCTGGTGGGGTCCCCAGGCCTGTGGCTGAAGCACCTAGCTCTCTGGTGGCTGCAGCAGCCTCAGTGGCTGCAGCAGCCAGTAGTGACCTGGGCTGGATGGCGGAGACAGCTGCTATCATCACAGACGCCTCTTTCCTGTCTGGCCTGAGTGCCTCCCTCTTGGAGCGGAGGGCAACCAGCCCCCTGAACCCAGGTGGGGGGTTCCCTCGGGGCCTCCAAGCCCCCCAGGACAGTGCTCCCCCAAATGATTCCCCAGCACCTGACACAGCCCCCCTAGCTGCTGGGGTGAGTGGACCCATCCAGGAGTTACCAATCCCAGCGGACGAACCCTTGGAAATCGGCTCCTAA
- the TMEM259 gene encoding membralin isoform X1: MSEHAAPGAPGPGPNGGGGPAPARGPRTPNLNPNPLINVRDRLFHALFFKMAVTYSRLFPPAFRRLFEFFVLLKALFVLFVLAYIHIVFSRSPINCLEHVRDKWPREGVLRVEVQQNSSRAPVFLQFCESGRSSFPGLAAAPGGLELEEEEEEELTMEMFGNRSIQFELDIEPKVFKPPGGPEALNDSQEFPFPETPSKVWPQDEYIVEYSLEYGFLRLSQATRQRLSIPVMVVTLDPTRDQCFGDRFSRLLLAEFLGYDDILMSSVKGLAENEENKGFLRNVVSGEHYRFVSMWMARASYLAAFVIMVIFTLSVSMLLRYSHHQIFVFIVDLLQMLEMNMAIAFPAAPLLTVILALVGMEAIMSEFFNDTTTAFYIILIVWLADQYDAICCHTNTSKRHWLRFFYLYHFAFYAYHYRFNGQYSSLALVTSWLFIQHSMIYFFHHYELPAILQQIRIQEMLLQTPPLGPGTPTALPDDLNNNGGTPAADPDPASQPAALDPGSLGAGGVPRPVAEAPSSLVAAAASVAAAASSDLGWMAETAAIITDASFLSGLSASLLERRATSPLNPGGGFPRGLQAPQDSAPPNDSPAPDTAPLAAGVSGPIQELPIPADEPLEIGS; this comes from the exons ATGTCGGAGCACGCGGCGCCCGGGGCCCCGGGGCCCGGGCCAAACGGCGGCGGCGGCCCTGCCCCCGCGCGTGGGCCCCGCACCCCCAACCTCAACCCCAACCCTCTCATCAACGTGCGCGACCGGCTTTTCCACGCGCTCTTCTTCAAGATGGCAGTCACCTACTCGCGGCTTTTCCCACCCGCCTTCCGCCGTCTCTTCGAATTCTTCGTGTTGCTCAAG GCCTTGTTTGTGCTCTTTGTCCTGGCCTACATCCACATCGTTTTCTCCCGATCACCCATCAATTGCCTGGAGCATGTGCGTGACAAGTGGCCACGAGAGGGCGTTCTTCGCGTGGAGGTACAGCAGAACTCGAGTCGCGCACCCGTCTTCCTGCAGTTCTGTGAGAGTGGTCGCAGCAGCTTCCCTGGTCTTGCTGCGGCACCTGGTGGCCTggagttggaggaggaggaggaagaggagctgaCCATGGAGATGTTTGGGAACCGCTCCATCCAG TTTGAGCTGGACATCGAGCCCAAGGTGTTCAAGCCACCTGGTGGCCCTGAGGCCCTGAATGATAGCCAGGAGTTCCCCTTCCCTGAGACACCCTCGAAAG TGTGGCCACAGGACGAGTACATCGTGGAGTACTCACTGGAGTATGGCTTCCTGCGCCTGTCACAGGCCACGCGACAGCGGCTCAGCATCCCTGTCATGGTGGTTACCCTGG ACCCCACAAGGGACCAGTGCTTTGGGGACCGCTTCAGTCGCCTGCTGCTGGCTGAGTTCCTGGGCTACGATGACATTCTCATGTCTAGCGTGAAGGGCCTGGCCGAGAATGAGGAAAACAAGG GCTTCCTGCGTAATGTGGTGTCAGGCGAACACTACCGATTTGTGAGCATGTGGATGGCCCGAGCATCCTATCTGGCTGCCTTTGTCATCATGGTCATTTTT ACCCTAAGCGTGTCCATGCTGCTCCGCTACTCCCATCACCAGATATTTGTCTTCATTG TGGACCTGCTGCAGATGCTGGAGATGAACATGGCCATCGCCTTCCCTGCAGCGCCCTTGCTGACCGTCATCCTGGCCCTTGTGG GGATGGAAGCTATCATGTCAGAGTTCTTCAATGACACCACCACTGCCTTCTACATCATCCTTATTGTGTGGCTGGCTGACCAGTATGATGCCATTTGTTGCCACACCAACACCAGCAAGAGGCATTGGCTGCG GTTTTTCTACCTGTACCACTTCGCCTTCTATGCCTACCACTATCGCTTCAATGGGCAGTACAGCAGCCTGGCCCTAGTCACCTCCTGGCTCTTCATCCAG CATTCCATGATCTACTTCTTCCACCACTACGAGCTGCCCGCCATCCTGCAGCAGATCCGCATACAGGAGATGCTGCTACAGACACCACCACTGGGCCCTGGCACCCCCACAGCGCTACCAGATGACCTCAACAACAATGGGGGTACCCCGGCTGCTGACCCTGACCCTGCCAGCCAGCCCGCTGCCCTGGACCCTGGCTCACTGGGGGCTGGTGGGGTCCCCAGGCCTGTGGCTGAAGCACCTAGCTCTCTGGTGGCTGCAGCAGCCTCAGTGGCTGCAGCAGCCAGTAGTGACCTGGGCTGGATGGCGGAGACAGCTGCTATCATCACAGACGCCTCTTTCCTGTCTGGCCTGAGTGCCTCCCTCTTGGAGCGGAGGGCAACCAGCCCCCTGAACCCAGGTGGGGGGTTCCCTCGGGGCCTCCAAGCCCCCCAGGACAGTGCTCCCCCAAATGATTCCCCAGCACCTGACACAGCCCCCCTAGCTGCTGGGGTGAGTGGACCCATCCAGGAGTTACCAATCCCAGCGGACGAACCCTTGGAAATCGGCTCCTAA